The Vibrio echinoideorum genome includes a region encoding these proteins:
- the apaG gene encoding Co2+/Mg2+ efflux protein ApaG, whose product MDISTPCIKCQVHSKYIEEQSEPTKNRYVFAYIITIRNLSKTTVQLMSRRWLITDSNGKQLTIEGDGVVGQQPVIEANDEYTYTSGTVIETPVGVMQGHYVMTDHKGINFITEVDPFRLAIPNILN is encoded by the coding sequence ATGGATATATCTACGCCTTGTATCAAATGCCAAGTTCACTCTAAATACATAGAGGAACAATCTGAGCCAACGAAGAACCGTTACGTCTTCGCTTACATCATTACTATCAGAAATCTTAGCAAAACAACGGTTCAACTAATGTCTCGCCGTTGGTTGATTACCGACTCTAACGGAAAGCAACTCACCATTGAAGGTGATGGTGTGGTTGGACAGCAACCTGTTATCGAGGCCAACGACGAATACACTTACACAAGTGGTACTGTCATCGAAACTCCTGTTGGAGTTATGCAAGGTCATTATGTTATGACTGATCATAAAGGTATCAATTTCATAACCGAAGTTGACCCATTTAGGTTAGCAATACCCAATATCCTTAACTAG
- the rsmA gene encoding 16S rRNA (adenine(1518)-N(6)/adenine(1519)-N(6))-dimethyltransferase RsmA encodes MRNDVHLGHKARKRFGQNFLNDPYIIDGIVSSINPLPGQNLVEIGPGLGAITEPVGKLVDKFTVIELDRDLAERLRNHPDLAEKLTIYEGDAMKFDFEQLVKPNNKLRIFGNLPYNISTPLMFHLFEFHKDVQDMHFMLQKEVVNRLAAGPGTKAYGRLTVMAQYYCKVTPVLEVPPTAFVPPPKVDSAVVRLQPYEVLPYPAKDLKCLDRVCREGFNQRRKTVRNCYKSLISKEVLEELGVNPGMRPENLTLEQFVDMANWLYDSQNADK; translated from the coding sequence ATGAGAAATGATGTCCACTTAGGGCACAAAGCGCGTAAACGTTTTGGTCAAAACTTCCTTAACGATCCATACATTATTGATGGCATCGTATCGAGTATTAACCCACTTCCAGGTCAAAACCTAGTCGAAATCGGCCCTGGTCTTGGTGCGATCACTGAGCCAGTTGGCAAGCTTGTCGACAAATTCACTGTGATTGAACTGGATAGAGATCTTGCTGAACGTCTGCGTAATCACCCGGATCTAGCTGAAAAGTTAACGATCTATGAAGGTGATGCAATGAAGTTCGATTTCGAACAACTTGTTAAACCGAACAACAAGCTACGTATCTTCGGTAACTTGCCATACAACATCTCTACACCATTGATGTTTCACCTTTTTGAGTTTCATAAAGACGTGCAAGACATGCACTTTATGCTTCAAAAAGAAGTCGTTAATCGATTGGCAGCGGGCCCTGGCACTAAAGCTTACGGTCGTCTTACTGTAATGGCTCAATACTACTGTAAAGTAACGCCTGTACTAGAAGTACCACCAACAGCCTTCGTTCCGCCACCGAAAGTTGATTCTGCCGTCGTACGCCTTCAGCCTTATGAAGTGCTGCCTTATCCGGCAAAAGATCTTAAGTGCTTGGATCGCGTATGTCGCGAAGGCTTTAACCAGCGCCGTAAAACGGTACGTAACTGCTACAAGAGTTTGATCAGTAAAGAAGTGCTTGAAGAGCTAGGCGTTAACCCTGGCATGCGCCCTGAGAACCTGACACTCGAACAATTTGTCGACATGGCAAACTGGTTATACGACAGTCAAAACGCTGACAAATAG
- the pdxA gene encoding 4-hydroxythreonine-4-phosphate dehydrogenase PdxA, giving the protein MTTKRLVITAGEPAGIGPDLTLALSQESWPHQLVVCADKTLLAQRAEILGIEVELLDYDAAAPKQPQRSGTLVVKHVPLAETAIAGQLNEANGHYVLNTLETAAIGCMNNEFDAIVTGPVHKGVINRAGVAFSGHTEFFAEKSNTPLVVMMLATEGLRVALVTTHIPLAYVSQAVTEDRLEQIIAILNKDLVDKFAIEKPTIYVCGLNPHAGEDGCLGREEIETITPTLEKIRKQDGINLVGPLPADTIFNEKYLQDADAVLGMYHDQVLPVLKYKGFGRSVNITLGLPFIRTSVDHGTALDLAGTGQADTGSFRTALTHAIELVEKKQ; this is encoded by the coding sequence ATGACAACTAAACGCCTGGTCATTACCGCAGGTGAACCCGCAGGGATAGGTCCAGATTTAACTTTGGCTTTATCTCAAGAAAGCTGGCCTCATCAACTCGTAGTGTGTGCAGATAAAACTCTACTTGCACAGCGAGCGGAAATACTAGGGATTGAAGTTGAGCTGTTAGATTACGATGCAGCCGCTCCCAAGCAACCTCAGCGCTCAGGCACACTGGTAGTGAAACACGTTCCACTAGCTGAAACTGCCATCGCAGGCCAACTCAACGAGGCTAATGGTCATTACGTATTAAATACCTTAGAAACCGCAGCAATTGGCTGTATGAATAATGAATTTGATGCTATTGTCACCGGCCCTGTTCATAAGGGTGTAATTAACCGTGCTGGCGTTGCTTTTAGTGGCCATACCGAGTTCTTTGCAGAGAAGTCCAACACACCGCTAGTCGTGATGATGTTGGCAACTGAAGGGCTGCGTGTTGCATTAGTAACAACACATATCCCACTAGCATATGTATCTCAAGCAGTGACCGAAGACAGATTAGAGCAAATTATTGCGATTCTGAATAAAGATTTGGTCGATAAATTTGCGATTGAGAAACCAACTATCTACGTGTGCGGTTTAAATCCGCATGCTGGTGAAGATGGTTGTTTGGGCCGTGAAGAGATAGAAACTATCACCCCTACGCTAGAAAAAATTCGTAAACAAGATGGCATCAATTTAGTTGGCCCATTGCCAGCAGATACCATCTTTAATGAAAAATATTTGCAAGATGCAGATGCTGTTTTAGGTATGTATCACGACCAAGTACTCCCAGTATTGAAATACAAAGGGTTTGGTCGCTCAGTGAACATCACACTTGGCTTACCGTTCATTCGTACATCAGTCGATCACGGTACTGCCTTAGACTTGGCAGGTACAGGCCAAGCCGATACAGGGAGCTTTAGAACAGCGCTCACGCACGCCATTGAATTAGTAGAGAAAAAACAATGA